The following are encoded together in the Geobacter sulfurreducens PCA genome:
- the cysE gene encoding serine O-acetyltransferase — MFARLREDIQSVLDRDPAARSTLEVLCCYPGLHAIWFHRLANLLWRSDFHFLGRLVSHVGRFLTGIEIHPGATIGRRLFIDHGMGVVIGETAEIGDDVTIYHGVTLGGVSLEKKKRHPTVESNAVIGSGAKVLGPFTVGEGAKIGSNSVVVKEVPANATVVGIPGRVVMAAEKPKDKSDFEHGKLPDPEAKAISCLFEQIRELERKYGELAAEHEALKRRLDGGN; from the coding sequence ATGTTTGCACGACTGCGCGAGGATATTCAATCGGTGCTCGACCGCGATCCCGCTGCCCGCAGCACGCTGGAAGTGCTCTGTTGCTACCCGGGGCTGCACGCCATCTGGTTTCACCGGCTGGCGAACCTGCTCTGGCGGAGCGATTTCCATTTCCTGGGCCGCCTTGTTTCCCACGTGGGCCGTTTTCTCACCGGCATCGAGATCCATCCGGGAGCGACCATCGGCCGGCGCCTTTTCATCGATCACGGCATGGGGGTAGTGATCGGCGAGACGGCCGAAATCGGCGACGACGTGACCATCTACCACGGGGTGACCCTCGGCGGGGTCAGCCTGGAGAAGAAGAAGCGGCACCCCACCGTGGAGAGCAACGCGGTCATCGGTTCCGGCGCCAAGGTCCTGGGTCCGTTCACCGTGGGCGAGGGGGCCAAGATTGGCTCCAATTCGGTGGTGGTGAAGGAGGTCCCGGCCAATGCCACCGTGGTGGGCATCCCCGGCCGGGTGGTCATGGCCGCGGAGAAGCCGAAGGACAAGTCCGATTTCGAGCACGGCAAGCTGCCCGACCCGGAAGCCAAGGCCATTTCCTGTCTCTTCGAACAGATCCGGGAGCTGGAGCGCAAGTACGGCGAACTGGCCGCCGAGCACGAGGCGCTGAAGCGCCGCCTGGATGGGGGGAATTAG
- a CDS encoding Rrf2 family transcriptional regulator: protein MRLSTRAQYAVRAMVDLSLHSEGKPVALRDIAQREDIPLNYLEQLFNRLRRGSIVESVRGPGGGYLLARESSAILVGEIVATVEEPLTPVSCMDKGKGRCTRTAACTTHSVWEMLGERIRTFLDSITLEDLVRDARRRPGESEDQ from the coding sequence ATGAGACTGTCGACGCGCGCCCAGTATGCGGTGCGGGCCATGGTCGATCTGTCGCTCCACTCGGAGGGGAAGCCCGTGGCCCTGCGGGATATCGCCCAGCGGGAGGACATCCCGCTCAACTACCTGGAGCAACTCTTCAACCGCCTGCGTCGCGGCAGCATCGTGGAGAGCGTGCGCGGGCCCGGCGGGGGCTACCTGCTGGCCCGGGAGAGCTCGGCCATCCTGGTGGGCGAAATCGTGGCCACGGTGGAAGAACCGCTGACGCCGGTCTCCTGCATGGACAAGGGGAAGGGGCGCTGTACCCGCACTGCGGCATGCACCACCCATTCGGTCTGGGAGATGCTCGGCGAGCGGATCAGGACGTTCCTGGATTCCATCACCCTGGAGGACTTGGTGCGGGACGCCCGCCGACGGCCCGGCGAGAGTGAGGATCAATGA
- a CDS encoding HDOD domain-containing protein, with protein sequence MATHNHTLTMEWIVDRTRTVYSLPYFYERLNEAINHPRSSIDDVARIIIDDQGLTARILKLANSPMFGFFSKVDSISKAVTIIGTQQLRDLALAASVMDVFKDIPRELMDMVLFWRHSIACGIVARNLAIYLRESNVERFFVAGILHDVGQLVMCTAIPEKVSEVLARNRLESRFLDATERDALGFDHAALGGALLRAWKIPATINEPVAYHHEPGKAEQFSLEVSIIHLADIICQALGYGASGEGGVPLLDPAAWDRLGVPVSILTTIVKQSEPQVEETFAILVEG encoded by the coding sequence ATGGCAACCCATAACCACACCCTGACTATGGAGTGGATCGTTGACCGGACCCGGACGGTCTACTCGCTCCCCTATTTCTACGAGCGGCTCAACGAGGCGATCAACCATCCCCGCAGCTCCATCGACGATGTGGCCCGGATCATCATCGACGATCAGGGGTTGACCGCGCGCATCCTGAAACTCGCCAACAGCCCCATGTTCGGCTTTTTCTCCAAGGTCGACTCCATCTCGAAAGCGGTGACGATCATCGGCACCCAGCAGCTGCGGGACCTGGCCCTTGCGGCCTCGGTAATGGATGTCTTCAAGGATATCCCCCGCGAGCTGATGGACATGGTGCTGTTCTGGCGGCACAGCATCGCCTGCGGCATCGTGGCCCGCAACCTGGCGATCTATCTCCGCGAAAGCAACGTGGAGCGGTTCTTCGTGGCGGGCATTCTCCATGACGTGGGGCAGTTGGTCATGTGCACCGCCATTCCCGAAAAAGTCAGCGAGGTGCTGGCCAGGAACCGGTTGGAGTCCCGCTTCCTCGATGCCACCGAACGGGACGCGCTCGGCTTCGACCACGCCGCCCTGGGCGGCGCACTGCTGCGCGCGTGGAAGATTCCTGCCACCATCAACGAGCCGGTCGCCTATCACCACGAGCCCGGCAAGGCCGAGCAATTCTCGCTGGAGGTGTCGATCATCCACCTGGCCGACATCATCTGTCAGGCCCTCGGGTATGGCGCCAGTGGCGAAGGGGGGGTGCCCCTCCTGGACCCCGCCGCGTGGGACCGCCTCGGTGTGCCGGTGTCGATCCTGACGACAATAGTGAAGCAGTCCGAGCCCCAGGTAGAGGAAACGTTCGCCATCCTCGTGGAGGGATAA
- a CDS encoding cysteine desulfurase family protein, producing MSEAPAGTVPLIYLDHNATTPTHPLVVEALLPFLGERFGNPSSIHWAGRAVKGAVEEAREAVAELAGCEPGEVVFTGSGSEADNMAVKGVASSLRKRGNHIIATRVEHPAVANSCRYLEHGGYEVTWLDVDRDGILDPTRVEEAITERTILVTAMYANNETGVLLPVAEIGEIARRHRVPFHCDAVQALGKVPLEFRATGASLMALSAHKVYGPKGVGALVIRRGTTCHPLVHGGSQERNRRAGTENVAGIVGFGQACRLARESLADETARVCRLRDRLEEGILGRVPGARVNGHRQFRLPNTSNISFEGVTADTLLMALDLAGIAVSSGSACSSGTLRHSPVLAAMGLSPQEAGGAVRFSLGLGNTDQEIDRVLTVLPEIVERVKRGGDGREA from the coding sequence ATGAGTGAAGCCCCCGCGGGCACTGTCCCGCTGATCTATCTGGACCACAACGCGACGACGCCGACGCACCCCTTGGTGGTGGAGGCGTTGTTGCCGTTTCTGGGGGAGCGGTTCGGCAATCCGTCCAGCATCCATTGGGCCGGCCGGGCCGTGAAGGGGGCCGTGGAGGAGGCCCGCGAGGCGGTGGCCGAACTGGCGGGATGCGAGCCGGGTGAGGTGGTTTTCACCGGGTCGGGCTCCGAGGCCGACAATATGGCCGTGAAAGGAGTGGCCTCGTCCCTCCGGAAGCGGGGCAACCATATCATCGCCACCCGGGTGGAGCATCCGGCCGTGGCCAATTCCTGCCGCTACCTGGAGCACGGCGGATACGAGGTAACCTGGCTCGACGTGGACCGGGACGGTATCCTGGACCCGACGCGGGTGGAAGAGGCCATCACGGAGCGGACCATTCTCGTCACGGCCATGTATGCCAACAACGAGACCGGCGTGCTGCTGCCGGTGGCGGAAATCGGCGAGATCGCCCGGCGGCACCGGGTGCCCTTTCACTGCGACGCCGTCCAGGCCCTGGGCAAGGTCCCCCTGGAGTTCCGCGCCACCGGCGCGTCGCTCATGGCGCTCTCGGCCCACAAGGTTTACGGTCCCAAGGGGGTGGGGGCGCTGGTGATCCGGCGTGGCACAACCTGCCACCCGCTGGTGCACGGCGGCTCCCAGGAGCGCAATCGCCGGGCCGGAACCGAGAACGTGGCCGGCATCGTGGGCTTTGGCCAAGCGTGCCGACTGGCGCGGGAATCCCTGGCCGACGAGACAGCGCGGGTTTGTCGCCTGCGGGACCGGCTGGAGGAGGGAATCCTCGGCCGGGTGCCCGGCGCGCGGGTGAACGGCCATCGGCAGTTCCGGCTGCCGAATACGAGCAATATCAGCTTTGAAGGTGTGACCGCTGATACGCTGCTCATGGCTCTGGACCTGGCCGGGATCGCCGTGTCGTCGGGGTCCGCGTGCAGTTCCGGCACCCTGCGACATTCGCCGGTGCTGGCCGCCATGGGGCTGTCCCCGCAGGAGGCCGGCGGAGCCGTGCGCTTTTCCTTGGGACTGGGAAATACGGATCAGGAGATCGACCGGGTGCTGACGGTGCTGCCGGAGATCGTCGAACGGGTGAAACGAGGTGGAGATGGCAGAGAAGCATAG
- a CDS encoding hybrid sensor histidine kinase/response regulator yields the protein MRQKAAAPSRAFLLERVNYLEEANHRYLSILDMLASSSMFHSDLGRAKDPQEIFRATLTQLRRVLDCRMTGFLISCSDGSFKLVSWEPDEGHDEIQRIIDAKIVDGTFAWALNRNQAILVPLADDRSLLLHVVATRSRIRGMFAGILPGSSHSPDAATLNAVSVIMHTCAHSLESTELYSMVRDTLASLEQRVQERTRDLAAAREQAESASRAKSDFLANMSHEIRTPLNGIMGMTDLLLGGGLNQTQQHQYLGAIKGSADCLMGVIGDILDFSKIEAGKVELDPVPFSLRTFVGQAVRSLSARAAEKGVELVCDPREDVIDPLIGDCGKLRQVLVNLVGNAIKFSDGGEVVVAVETAAVEGNEVLLRFSVSDQGCGIAPEALDRIFNVFEQADSSTTKRFGGTGLGLAISRRIVQLMGGDIRVESAPGEGSTFYFTCRFQLRPPEPDSLADHGLAGRPVLVVEAPTSSRRVLVSYLTGWGMRPRVAATVDDALELAAGMTTAAGEPLMALVDKKSLGAGWQEALQRLTEGVGTELRLILMTEVGDVVEKESRLWPDKARCLLKPLVHGDLGEAIVSALTGREPSETPPRSAQPGSGPGLSILVADDVEVNRMLVNAILGRMGHRVAQAANGEEVLKALEDSRFDLVLMDVQMPVMDGFETARRIREQERGSGRRTPILALTAYAGRQDREQCLSADMDGYVAKPFTAEELVRAVHSCCGVDGSLDGAGDGRETAPAVADEAPPVFDRQGLLARLRGKDELVPKFVGMFRDGTEKNLAKLWEAVEKRDVAGLRVGAHAIVGAAGNIGAQRVLALALRIEDAAISGRLDEAVSLLQPLAAEYDTFVRETER from the coding sequence ATGAGACAGAAGGCCGCCGCACCATCCCGCGCCTTCCTGCTGGAGCGCGTCAATTACCTGGAAGAAGCCAACCATCGCTACTTGTCGATCCTCGACATGCTGGCCTCCAGCAGTATGTTCCACAGTGACCTGGGCCGCGCAAAGGACCCCCAGGAAATCTTCCGGGCCACCCTGACCCAGCTCCGTCGGGTCCTCGACTGCCGCATGACCGGCTTTCTCATCTCGTGCAGCGACGGCAGCTTCAAACTTGTCTCCTGGGAGCCGGACGAGGGGCATGACGAAATCCAGCGCATCATCGACGCCAAGATCGTGGACGGCACCTTTGCCTGGGCCCTGAACCGGAACCAGGCCATCCTCGTCCCCCTGGCCGACGACCGGTCCCTGCTGCTGCACGTGGTCGCCACCCGCTCCCGGATCCGCGGCATGTTCGCGGGCATTCTCCCCGGCAGCTCCCATTCACCCGATGCGGCAACCCTCAACGCCGTGTCGGTCATCATGCACACCTGCGCCCACTCTCTGGAGAGCACGGAGCTGTACTCCATGGTACGGGATACCCTGGCCTCGCTGGAGCAGCGGGTGCAGGAGCGGACCCGCGACCTGGCCGCGGCCCGGGAACAGGCGGAAAGCGCCAGCCGCGCCAAGAGCGATTTCCTCGCCAACATGAGCCATGAGATCAGGACCCCCCTGAACGGCATCATGGGGATGACCGACCTCCTGCTCGGCGGCGGGCTGAACCAAACGCAACAGCACCAGTACCTCGGTGCGATCAAGGGGTCCGCCGACTGCCTCATGGGGGTCATCGGCGACATCCTCGATTTCTCCAAGATAGAAGCGGGGAAGGTTGAGTTGGACCCGGTGCCCTTTTCCCTGCGCACGTTCGTGGGACAGGCGGTGCGCTCCCTGTCCGCCCGGGCGGCCGAGAAGGGGGTGGAACTCGTCTGCGACCCCCGGGAAGATGTGATCGACCCGCTCATCGGCGATTGCGGGAAACTGCGCCAGGTTCTGGTGAACCTGGTGGGCAACGCCATCAAGTTCTCCGACGGCGGAGAGGTCGTGGTGGCGGTGGAAACGGCGGCCGTCGAGGGGAACGAAGTGCTTCTCCGGTTTTCGGTTTCGGACCAGGGGTGCGGGATCGCGCCGGAGGCGCTGGACCGGATTTTCAACGTGTTCGAGCAGGCCGATTCATCCACCACCAAGCGTTTCGGCGGCACCGGCCTCGGCCTGGCCATTTCCCGCAGGATCGTTCAACTCATGGGGGGCGATATCCGGGTCGAGAGCGCCCCGGGGGAGGGGAGCACGTTTTACTTCACCTGCCGGTTCCAGCTCCGGCCGCCTGAACCCGACAGCCTCGCGGACCACGGCCTTGCCGGGCGGCCCGTGCTGGTGGTCGAGGCGCCCACGAGCAGCCGCAGGGTCCTCGTCTCCTACCTGACCGGCTGGGGCATGCGGCCCCGGGTGGCGGCCACCGTGGACGATGCCCTGGAGCTTGCCGCCGGCATGACGACCGCTGCCGGTGAGCCCCTGATGGCGCTGGTGGACAAGAAGTCCCTGGGTGCCGGCTGGCAGGAGGCGCTCCAGCGCCTGACCGAAGGCGTCGGCACGGAGTTGAGGCTGATCCTGATGACCGAGGTGGGCGACGTGGTCGAAAAGGAGAGCCGCCTCTGGCCGGACAAGGCGAGGTGTCTGCTCAAGCCGCTCGTGCACGGCGATCTCGGGGAGGCGATCGTTTCGGCTCTGACCGGGCGGGAACCGTCCGAAACACCCCCCCGGTCGGCGCAGCCCGGCAGCGGCCCCGGCCTCAGTATCCTGGTGGCCGACGACGTGGAGGTGAACCGGATGCTGGTCAACGCCATTCTCGGCCGGATGGGGCACCGGGTGGCCCAGGCCGCCAACGGCGAGGAGGTCCTGAAGGCCCTTGAGGACTCCCGCTTCGACCTGGTGCTGATGGATGTGCAGATGCCGGTTATGGACGGGTTCGAGACCGCCCGTCGAATTCGTGAGCAGGAGCGCGGTTCCGGCCGACGGACCCCCATCCTGGCGCTGACCGCCTATGCCGGGCGGCAGGATCGGGAACAGTGTCTGTCCGCCGACATGGACGGCTATGTGGCCAAGCCCTTTACGGCCGAGGAACTGGTCCGGGCAGTGCACTCCTGCTGCGGGGTCGATGGCTCGCTCGACGGCGCCGGCGACGGGCGGGAAACCGCCCCCGCGGTCGCGGACGAGGCGCCGCCGGTTTTCGACCGGCAGGGATTGCTGGCCCGGCTCCGGGGCAAGGACGAGCTGGTTCCGAAGTTCGTGGGGATGTTCCGGGACGGGACGGAAAAGAATCTTGCCAAGCTTTGGGAGGCAGTGGAGAAACGGGATGTCGCGGGGCTTCGGGTGGGGGCACACGCCATTGTCGGCGCCGCCGGCAATATCGGCGCGCAACGCGTGCTCGCCTTGGCCCTGCGCATTGAGGACGCCGCCATCAGCGGCCGGCTGGACGAAGCGGTTTCCCTGCTTCAGCCCCTTGCCGCCGAATATGACACGTTTGTACGCGAAACGGAGAGATAG
- a CDS encoding chemotaxis protein CheW, with product MAHALVTNVSVGPSDELIQLVSFTVDHEEYGVDVLKVREIIRMSTITHVPEAPPYVDGIINLRGRVIPIISMRDKFGLADVASDNRTRIVVMGVGDALLGFRVDAVSEVIRIAGNRIQPSPALLSSGGEQEYIVGVVDQGEKLLVMLDPDKMLTPRELGQLGDTSRLC from the coding sequence ATGGCACACGCACTGGTAACGAATGTCTCGGTCGGCCCGAGCGATGAACTGATTCAGCTGGTCAGCTTCACGGTCGACCATGAAGAGTATGGGGTGGACGTCCTGAAGGTCCGGGAGATCATCCGGATGAGCACCATAACCCATGTTCCCGAGGCCCCGCCTTACGTGGACGGGATCATCAACCTGCGGGGGAGGGTGATCCCGATCATCTCCATGCGCGACAAGTTCGGCCTGGCGGACGTGGCTAGCGACAACCGGACCCGGATCGTGGTAATGGGCGTGGGGGACGCCCTGCTGGGATTCAGGGTGGATGCCGTGTCTGAGGTGATCCGGATCGCCGGCAACCGGATTCAGCCGTCGCCCGCGCTGCTCAGCTCCGGCGGCGAGCAGGAGTACATCGTTGGCGTGGTCGACCAGGGGGAGAAACTGCTGGTGATGCTGGACCCAGACAAGATGCTGACGCCCCGCGAACTGGGACAGCTCGGCGATACTTCACGCCTGTGCTGA
- the mtaB gene encoding tRNA (N(6)-L-threonylcarbamoyladenosine(37)-C(2))-methylthiotransferase MtaB, which translates to MQRVAITTLGCKINQFESAAMTESLGREGFRLVPFEDEADIYVINTCTVTARTDAESRRLIRRAMRRNPAARVVVTGCYAQVAPDAVGELPGVSLVVGNSEKKGIAGLLRDAVPAEKILVSDISRQRTVEALGLESFAEHTRAFLQVQNGCDAFCSYCIVPHARGRSRSVPFRDVLEGIGTFAYQGFREVVLTGIHLGAYGADLEPPASLLDLLEAADAEALVPRLRVGSVEPHEISDGLIALMARSPVICPHLHIPLQSGSDSVLERMNRRYTAAFFRERVERLAAAVPDICIGCDVIAGFPGETDEEFAATLALLEGLPIAHLHVFPFSRREGTPAARMPGQVDGKIVRERAEVLRALSDRKRETFHRRFMGRDLPVLVLNGRGKEVTGLSRNYITVRIEAVTPPPEGEVMVRITGVEADGVRGIISEPVRK; encoded by the coding sequence ATGCAGCGGGTTGCCATCACCACCCTCGGCTGCAAGATCAACCAGTTCGAATCAGCTGCCATGACCGAAAGCCTCGGTCGCGAGGGGTTCCGGCTGGTTCCCTTCGAGGACGAGGCGGATATCTACGTCATCAACACCTGCACGGTCACGGCACGGACCGACGCGGAGTCGCGGCGGCTCATCCGCCGGGCCATGCGCAGGAACCCGGCTGCCCGGGTGGTGGTGACCGGCTGTTATGCCCAGGTGGCGCCCGACGCGGTGGGTGAGCTGCCCGGCGTGTCGCTGGTGGTGGGGAACAGCGAGAAGAAGGGGATCGCCGGGCTGTTGCGGGATGCGGTGCCGGCGGAAAAGATCCTGGTGTCGGACATCTCCCGGCAGCGGACCGTGGAGGCCCTGGGGCTGGAGAGCTTTGCGGAGCATACCCGCGCGTTCCTCCAGGTGCAGAACGGCTGCGACGCCTTCTGCTCCTACTGCATCGTGCCCCATGCCCGGGGGAGGAGTCGCAGCGTGCCCTTCCGGGACGTGCTGGAGGGGATCGGCACCTTTGCCTACCAGGGATTCCGGGAGGTGGTGCTGACCGGCATCCATCTGGGGGCCTACGGCGCCGACCTGGAGCCCCCCGCGAGCCTTCTCGATCTGCTGGAGGCTGCCGACGCCGAGGCGCTGGTGCCGCGTCTGCGCGTCGGGTCGGTGGAGCCCCACGAGATCTCCGACGGTCTCATCGCCCTGATGGCCCGGTCGCCCGTCATCTGTCCCCATCTGCACATCCCTCTCCAAAGCGGCTCTGACAGCGTGCTGGAGCGGATGAACCGCCGGTACACGGCCGCGTTTTTCCGGGAGCGGGTGGAACGGCTGGCTGCGGCGGTGCCGGACATCTGCATCGGCTGCGACGTGATCGCCGGCTTCCCCGGCGAGACGGACGAGGAGTTTGCCGCCACCCTGGCCCTGCTGGAGGGGCTCCCCATCGCCCACCTCCACGTCTTTCCCTTTTCGCGGCGCGAGGGAACACCCGCGGCTCGCATGCCCGGCCAGGTGGACGGCAAAATTGTGCGGGAGCGTGCCGAGGTCCTGCGGGCGCTGTCCGACCGGAAGCGGGAGACCTTTCACCGGCGCTTCATGGGACGGGATCTGCCGGTGCTGGTGTTGAACGGCCGGGGAAAAGAGGTGACGGGGCTGTCGCGCAACTACATTACGGTGCGGATCGAGGCGGTGACGCCGCCCCCCGAGGGTGAGGTCATGGTCCGGATAACCGGCGTGGAGGCCGACGGGGTGCGGGGCATTATCTCAGAACCTGTCCGTAAGTAA
- a CDS encoding response regulator produces the protein MLDSISVLVVDDEEMNRELLSVMLDGLATPITAQNGLEALRVLDKNSAIDLILLDLEMPELNGFATLATLKKHPLWCDIPVIVLTASKDEVTRTLRLGANDFLAKPYDTEELRLRVMNHVRAKKLVDLSQDVNGILEREVARKTAEVRNALAMAREAEYEITLRLGRAAEFRDVETGMHTRRISEMARELGRLSGLPEDQCEVLRYAAPLHDVGKLGIPDRILLKPGRLTDEEMEIMRLHTVIGGKILAGGDRYTSLEMGRIVALQHHEKWDGTGYPCGLAGEDIHIFGRIVMIVDVFDALCSERPYKPAMPFDEVLSVMGDGRASFFDPRLLEIFLANVEAFVAIRTSLMDQPVEEKAALEQVLFLA, from the coding sequence ATGCTGGATTCAATCTCGGTCCTTGTGGTAGATGATGAAGAAATGAACCGTGAGTTGCTTTCGGTCATGCTCGACGGCCTGGCAACGCCGATCACGGCGCAGAATGGCCTGGAAGCTCTCCGGGTGCTGGATAAGAACTCCGCCATCGACCTCATCCTGCTCGATCTGGAGATGCCCGAGCTGAACGGGTTTGCGACGCTCGCCACCCTCAAGAAGCATCCTCTGTGGTGCGACATCCCCGTTATCGTCCTCACGGCCAGCAAGGACGAAGTGACCCGGACCCTGAGGCTGGGGGCCAACGATTTTCTCGCCAAACCCTACGACACGGAGGAGTTGCGCCTGCGGGTGATGAACCATGTCCGCGCCAAGAAGCTGGTGGACCTGTCCCAGGACGTGAACGGCATCCTGGAGCGGGAAGTGGCCCGCAAGACCGCCGAGGTCAGAAACGCCCTGGCCATGGCCCGGGAGGCGGAGTACGAGATAACGCTGCGCCTTGGCCGCGCCGCCGAGTTCCGCGATGTGGAAACCGGCATGCACACGCGCCGCATCAGCGAGATGGCCCGGGAGCTCGGCCGGTTGAGCGGGCTGCCCGAGGACCAGTGCGAGGTGCTCCGCTACGCGGCTCCGCTTCACGACGTGGGCAAGCTCGGCATACCGGACCGGATACTCCTCAAGCCCGGACGGCTCACGGACGAGGAGATGGAGATCATGCGTCTCCACACGGTCATCGGCGGCAAGATCCTCGCCGGCGGCGACCGGTACACATCCCTGGAGATGGGACGGATCGTTGCCCTCCAGCACCACGAAAAATGGGACGGCACCGGTTACCCCTGCGGGTTGGCCGGAGAAGATATCCACATCTTCGGGCGCATCGTCATGATCGTCGATGTGTTCGACGCCCTCTGCTCGGAGCGCCCCTACAAGCCGGCAATGCCCTTCGACGAAGTTCTCTCCGTCATGGGGGACGGGCGGGCATCGTTCTTCGACCCTCGTCTGCTGGAAATATTCCTGGCCAACGTGGAGGCCTTCGTCGCGATCCGGACCTCGCTCATGGACCAGCCCGTGGAGGAGAAGGCGGCCCTGGAGCAGGTGCTGTTCCTGGCATGA
- the mnmA gene encoding tRNA 2-thiouridine(34) synthase MnmA — protein MAEKHRQRIVIAMSGGVDSSVAAALLKEEGHEVIGISMQVWDYANFAAPEGEKFDTCCSLDDIHDARRVAEQIGIPFYVVNFEEEFRRLVIDDFVDEYFRGRTPNPCVRCNQRVKFELLLHKARELGADFLATGHYARRVRGEDGLYHLLRGLDPAKDQSYFLFTLTQDQLARTLFPLGEMTKEQVRRLAAERGLRVAEKGESQEICFVPDDDYVRFLEEERGTGLMAGEIVDRKGNVLGRHGGTYRYTVGQRRGLGIAHPTPLYVVGVDAERRQVIVGPAEELLATGLTATEVTWVVPPQGQTVEASCKIRYRHQPVPCTVAVRADGSAEVRFRQPEKSVTPGQAVVFYRDDEVLGGGWIEGRL, from the coding sequence ATGGCAGAGAAGCATAGACAGCGCATCGTCATCGCCATGAGCGGCGGGGTGGACTCGTCGGTGGCGGCGGCGCTTCTGAAGGAAGAGGGGCACGAGGTCATCGGCATCTCCATGCAGGTCTGGGACTACGCGAATTTCGCCGCACCGGAGGGGGAGAAGTTCGACACCTGCTGCTCCCTTGACGACATCCACGATGCCCGCCGGGTGGCGGAGCAGATCGGCATCCCCTTCTACGTGGTGAATTTCGAGGAGGAGTTCCGGCGGCTGGTGATCGACGACTTCGTGGACGAGTACTTCCGGGGGCGGACGCCGAACCCCTGCGTCCGGTGCAACCAAAGGGTGAAGTTCGAGCTCCTGCTCCACAAGGCCCGGGAACTGGGCGCCGACTTCCTGGCCACGGGCCACTACGCCCGCCGGGTCCGGGGAGAGGACGGCCTCTACCACCTGCTGCGGGGATTGGACCCGGCCAAGGACCAGAGCTATTTCCTCTTTACCCTGACCCAGGACCAGCTTGCCCGGACCCTGTTCCCCCTGGGAGAGATGACCAAGGAGCAGGTGCGGCGCCTGGCGGCGGAACGGGGGCTGCGGGTGGCCGAGAAGGGGGAGAGCCAGGAGATCTGCTTCGTCCCGGACGACGACTACGTCCGGTTCCTGGAGGAGGAGCGGGGAACGGGGCTCATGGCCGGCGAGATCGTAGACCGCAAGGGGAATGTCCTGGGCCGCCACGGGGGAACCTACCGCTACACGGTGGGGCAGCGCCGGGGGCTGGGCATCGCCCACCCGACTCCCCTCTACGTGGTGGGGGTCGATGCGGAGCGGCGGCAGGTGATCGTCGGCCCGGCCGAAGAGCTTCTGGCCACGGGGCTCACGGCAACCGAGGTGACCTGGGTCGTGCCCCCCCAGGGGCAGACCGTGGAGGCCTCGTGCAAGATCCGCTACCGCCACCAGCCGGTGCCGTGCACGGTTGCCGTGCGTGCCGACGGCAGTGCCGAAGTCCGGTTCCGGCAGCCCGAGAAGTCGGTGACCCCGGGGCAGGCGGTGGTCTTCTACCGCGATGACGAGGTTCTGGGCGGCGGCTGGATCGAGGGGCGGCTGTGA